In Methanobrevibacter sp., a single window of DNA contains:
- a CDS encoding type II toxin-antitoxin system VapC family toxin encodes MIFVDASYIIALIVEKDQWHNDAVRLLEKLKSEDKIITEPMIIESLNLIGSCHGGKVGVMAFKYIKDNFTIFKSDTLLEESLRYYLKFDGTLSLADCTAIHTMKENGIHEILSFDDDFDKVDGILRVC; translated from the coding sequence TTGATATTTGTAGATGCATCTTACATAATTGCATTAATAGTCGAAAAAGACCAGTGGCACAACGATGCAGTCAGACTTCTTGAAAAACTAAAATCTGAAGACAAAATAATCACCGAACCGATGATTATTGAATCATTGAATCTCATTGGAAGCTGTCACGGCGGAAAAGTAGGAGTAATGGCATTTAAATATATTAAAGATAACTTCACCATATTTAAATCAGATACATTACTTGAAGAATCACTTAGATATTACCTCAAATTTGACGGAACACTGTCCCTGGCCGACTGCACTGCAATCCACACCATGAAAGAAAACGGCATACATGAGATATTGTCATTTGATGATGATTTCGATAAGGTTGATGGCATACTAAGAGTCTGTTAA
- a CDS encoding AbrB/MazE/SpoVT family DNA-binding domain-containing protein, protein MYAITKVSSSNQVVVPADFRKHYDIVAGDEISWTNTEEGILLKIEKKVTEEDIIGLIKTELPYNSVEIKKRGSKGLKW, encoded by the coding sequence ATGTATGCAATAACAAAAGTAAGTTCTTCAAATCAAGTCGTAGTTCCTGCAGATTTTAGAAAACATTATGACATTGTTGCAGGGGACGAAATTTCATGGACAAACACAGAAGAAGGGATACTATTGAAAATCGAAAAGAAAGTTACAGAAGAAGACATAATAGGATTAATAAAAACAGAATTACCATATAACAGCGTTGAGATCAAAAAAAGAGGTTCAAAAGGATTGAAATGGTGA